The proteins below are encoded in one region of Rhizobium sp. 9140:
- a CDS encoding DUF475 domain-containing protein: MNTSTQTSTLSYFTWAFIVTGLGLALGAWLGWNETGTIGGMATVFFICTVLAVLEISLSFDNAIVNANKLKDMTPIWQQRFLTWGILIAVFGMRIVFPLLIVVIAAGIGPVDAIILAAARPDEYARIMNDAHLPIAAFGGTFLMMVGLSYFFDHDKKIHWISFIEKRLSAAASIKGVEIAFVLILILAFSALIPDDAATPDIESTTFVFSAIYGLVTFLVVEVIGGLLDASQKTMSEAAKGGLGAFIYLEVLDASFSFDGVIGAFALTQNLFVIAIGLGIGAMYVRSMTIMLVEKGTLAEYRYLEHGAFYAILILSVIMYVQTLVHIPEVITGLGGATLIGIALWSSIRYNKKHHPLGADAVAPH; the protein is encoded by the coding sequence ATGAACACCTCCACCCAGACATCGACGCTCAGCTATTTCACCTGGGCCTTCATCGTCACCGGCCTCGGTCTTGCGCTCGGCGCCTGGCTCGGCTGGAACGAGACCGGTACGATCGGCGGCATGGCGACCGTCTTCTTCATCTGCACGGTCCTCGCCGTGCTCGAAATTTCGCTCTCCTTCGACAACGCCATCGTCAATGCCAACAAGCTCAAGGACATGACGCCGATCTGGCAGCAGCGGTTCCTGACCTGGGGCATTCTCATCGCCGTCTTCGGCATGCGGATCGTCTTCCCGCTGCTGATCGTGGTGATCGCGGCGGGTATCGGCCCGGTCGATGCCATCATTCTCGCTGCCGCACGTCCCGACGAATATGCGCGCATCATGAACGACGCACACCTGCCGATCGCAGCGTTTGGCGGCACCTTCCTGATGATGGTCGGCCTGTCCTACTTCTTCGACCATGACAAGAAGATCCACTGGATCTCCTTCATCGAGAAGCGTCTGTCGGCGGCGGCCAGCATCAAGGGCGTCGAAATCGCCTTCGTCCTCATCCTGATCCTCGCCTTCTCCGCGCTGATTCCGGACGATGCGGCAACGCCGGATATCGAGAGCACGACCTTCGTCTTCTCGGCCATTTACGGCCTTGTCACCTTCCTCGTGGTGGAAGTCATCGGCGGTCTGCTCGACGCCTCGCAGAAGACCATGAGCGAAGCGGCGAAGGGCGGCCTCGGCGCGTTCATCTATCTCGAAGTGCTCGATGCCAGCTTCTCGTTCGACGGCGTCATCGGCGCCTTTGCGCTGACGCAGAACCTCTTCGTGATCGCCATCGGTCTCGGCATCGGCGCCATGTATGTGCGCTCCATGACGATCATGCTGGTGGAGAAGGGCACGCTTGCGGAATATCGCTACCTGGAACATGGCGCGTTCTACGCAATCCTGATCCTGTCCGTGATCATGTACGTCCAGACGCTGGTCCATATCCCGGAGGTCATCACCGGTCTCGGCGGCGCAACGCTGATCGGCATCGCTCTCTGGTCGTCCATCCGGTACAACAAGAAGCACCACCCGCTCGGGGCCGACGCTGTCGCCCCGCATTGA